In Cytobacillus sp. IB215665, the genomic window TCGGCAGGATTTAATCATCTAAAAGATTTTTCGAATACAATAGAGATGGTGAAGATGACTAAAGCTCCTTTTCCGAAATTGTCTGCTGCTGCTATGAGTTTATTTGCCCTAGTAGGTGGCTTAAGTGTTGCTATTGGCTTCTATGCAGAAATTGGGGCGTTTCTTCTTTTCATTTTTCTAATACCGACAACCTTTATTGTCCACGGTTTTTGGAGATTGCCAGATGAACAAAAGGAAATTCAGAGTGTGCATTTTTTTAAGAACCTTGCTCTTATGGGTACAACATTAATGATTCTTTATTACGGTTCTGGTCCTTTTAGTTTGTAAAAGTTTCTACTAAAAAAGGGGAGATTAAAAATCTTTCAAATCCAGTGCTCTTCTTTATTTTAAGGTCATGTTGTTGAACTAATAGACAGGGTATTTCTATTAAAGCAGTAAAAAGAGGTTGTCCTGAATATGTTGAGAATCAAATTTCAGGAGCAACCTCTGTCATAATTTTAAGTGTTAAGATCTAACTAATTACTTTATATTAACTGCAAAAAGTCGAAGGAATCTGATCCATTACGGTGTAGTTCAACTGAAATTACCTTGGGCGTTAGCTTTATTAAGAAAGTTGATTCAAAAAAATCATTAAAGTTTTGGCAGTAGTATGTTTATCATGATTATAGAATCTAAGAAAATAAGGAAGTGTTTGCTATACTAATTTCTAAAGTGACTCTGAAAGTATGCTAGCAATCTGTTCGCTATTCTTTTCTTTATAAACAAATTCATGATAATGTGGTTGATGGATATCTTTCCACCCCATATCAATAGCCCTTTTGTAATAATGTCTCGCTTGTTCCATTTCACCGGTCAAATAAAACATACAGGCTGCATTCCAATATAATGCCATATCTCCATTACAGTCCCAGCCTTTATCAAGTGCTTGAGCATAACTCCAAGCAGCACGGGCATAATCTTTCTTAACACCATATTTACGATCACCACGCATATAATGGTTGCCGTTGACAAGAAGGTTGTTTAAAGGATGAGTCCATCCAAAGAGAACAGGGAAATCCGCGAACGGCATGAAACCAACAGACAGAGCTGTTCGCTGAGAAGCTATGTTGTTTGACCAGCACTGCCAACCAACTTTTCTGATACCTCTCTGTTTTGCGAGGGTGAGTATAGCTAATGATGTTTTTCGTGCCCATCCGTTACCTCGATAGTTTTTATTTGTTTCAATACCGATTTCACACTCATCATCAACTACCCAGTCTGTAAGGCACCAACTAATAATAGTCGGCCCCTGATGGGTATCTTGTATAGCAACACAACCGAAGCCCTTATCCTCGTATGCTTCTATTGAAGGCCAATTCTCTAGAATTTCACTTTTTACTTCACTAAGCCCTATTACATCTTGACGTTGCAATAAGTTGCCATTTATGGGAACAATACTATTACCATCGGGAACGTTGATACTGCTTAAATTGTGAGTAAAGGTCATTCGCCCACTTCTCATAGGCAATAAATCTTTCATTACGATCTGGAGAATAGTATCCCATTTTCCTTCTGTAGGATAAAACAGTACATAGTCTAACTCTCCATTCGAGGCAAGCTCAGGTAGCAGCTCCTCTTTGACTAAATTATTGGTTTCTTCGAAAAATCGGTTGTTCTCTGTACTGCCACCTAGAAAAATACCTTGAGGGCTTGTCAATAGTGCTGATGCACAGTCATTAGACAGAAAAACCCTGCCAGGTACAGTACCTTTAATGACCGCTTTAATTGATAACTGATGCTTCAACGCTTCAAAAAGACCTGCTGCTTTATAAAAGTTTTGGCTGGTGAGTTCAATTCCTTCAACCATGTTTTTTGAGTACATCATATTCATTTGCCTCCCATGAGTTTATGAGAGGTTTTATTCAACTAAAAATATAAACCTCTCATTCGCTTCCAGATTTGTTTGTTCTTAACCAAACATCATCACTCCCTTAAACGTATTTGAGGATTAAGTTCTAAGATGCTTTGAAATTTATGCCCTCTTCCAATTATGGATTTATTATACAATTTGTTCAAGATGGAATTTATTTTACATGCCACAATTTCCTCCACTTTTTAGGTTTGATATGTCTTGAATGGCAAGGTATTTAAATCCAAACCCCATAGATATTTATAGTAAAATAAAATAGCAATCTTCAACAAACTGGTGCATTTCTGTAGTAAAACAGAAATATTTTTAAAAAATGAAACATTTCATATCAATTTTCGTATTACTTATCAATAAAGATAATCAGAAAAAAATTTTAGTTTGAGTAATTTTGATATATAAATATTTAGAGTTAAGTCATTTTAATTTTTCTATAGTTTTAAAAACAACAGATATTCAATGGTAGAAATAGATAGAGAAGTTAATTGGAGTGATAAGGGAGCGGAGAAAGGTGAAAAAAATATCAATTGTAATGATTAGTTTTATTTTGTTAATTCTGTTATCAATTAGTGCCTGTTCCAACAAAAACACAGATTTAGTTCTTATACAAGAAACAGAGCATGGTCTTTTTTACAGTCCAAGTTCAGGTGAAGATGAAAAAGAGGTGGTAAAGATACTGGCAGAATCGTTTGAATTGAATTATCCCCGTATTACCAATATGTTTAAATACGAAAATAACAATAAAGTTGTTATTCACGTTTATGCCGATAAAGAAGAATTTGTTGAAATGATTGGTCGTGAAACTGAAGGTACTTATGTATCAAAGGAAAATATTATTAAAGTGTATACACCTCCACATTTAATAGGAGGAATTCAAGAAGAATATTCGTTTCAATTAATCCATGAATTTGTTCATGCAGTTATTCAACAAATTAACCCGTCTGTTGCAGGTGTGAAATGGCTAGACGAAGGTATCGCAGAATATGCTTCTAAACAGCTTGATGAGGGTATTAAGTCTAGGTCTACCTTCAACGATTATCCAACTCTAGAACAATTGGAGTCAGGATCTGTATACTTTGATGAAGCAGGGTCTACAGCTTACTTATATTCTGGTATTCTGATTCAATATATTGTCGATGAATATGGTATAGATGCATTAAACAATATTATTAGAACACCCAACAACATTGAAGTTATTATGAACGCTTCTACTGAGACTATATATGAAAGATGGGTAAAATATTTGGAAGGTAAAGAATGGTTAAGATAGAAAAGATGTACCAGCGCACTTTGGCCTGTCCCGATTGTATATAGGATTTAATTTTATCAGCATTTGGAACAACTAACGATGAAGGTTCTGCTTCTTCAGACATAAAAGGAAGTCATGAATTAACAGTTATTGGTTCAAATTGGGAATTTGATCAAGAAACATACACCATCCCTGCGAATGTGGATGTAACGTTTAATTATGAAGATATTGCGAGTGTTCATGGGGTCAAATTAAGACGAAATGATGATAAGGATAACATTATTGCAAAAGTAATGGATGGAGACAGTGCAACAATTAACTTAGAACCAGGTACGTATGAAATCAATTGTTTAACGTTTTGTGGTGATCCCGGTCATAAGGAAATGAGATCTCTACTAGTTGTAGAATACTTATTGTGATTTGTGAACTACACGTTTCTTAGCACCTTTACGGGTTACTTGAAGTGGGTGCTACCTAGATACAAAAACTTAAAGGACTCTAATTGATTAAGCTATCTTTCGGTGGGGATTCGTAGAGGATTGGGAAGAAGCAATAACTAGCATTATGTGTAACTATAAGGAGTTCATGGAAGTGTTAAATGGCGAAGGAGAACTTTGTTGTCAGCTAGAATAAGTGATTCTTAGTCTTTTTTTTAATAAGTTGATTGTTACATAGTAAGGATAGTTTACTATCCTTGAAAAAAAGAACATATCGTCGGTATATACAAAACCTCCAACTATTAAAAATTTTTTAAACTGTGTAGGTATTTTCTTTATTTCGTAAAATTATGGGCAAAGGTATAAGGATTTTTATAATTTATAGATAATAATAGAAACACAATGATTTATGAGTATATTAGTTTATCTTACTAAAGGTCAATCTGAAAATTGTTATTCAACATAATGGCGCTAATCTGTAAAAAGGATTTGCGCTTTTCTTGATTTTAGGGCCATTTCTTATTACTAAGATTGGGGTTATAAGAAAATAATGGAACCTTTTCATGGAATATTCGTATTAAAGTGTACAAAGAAAAATAAAAGTGGTGTTTGTCTTGCATAAGTGAGAGGGTTGCTGTCTATTTGCAAAGTATCAGAGGAGAAATAATCAGTATTGGTTGTGATATCCACCGCACTCAACTCCTCTTTTAAACTAAAAATGTGAAATATGGAGGTTGGAGGTTACATGCATTGAGTTTATTTAAGCGGTTTCGCATTCCTACTATATTATCTTTAACTCTAGCTGTGCTCATTTTATTTGCTTGTATAAATCAAGAAACTACAGATAGTGTAGAAGAAAATAATATTGAATTAAATACAAATGACAAAAAGGCTCATATGCAAAATGAAAAAAATAACGATTACAAGTCTATCCAATTAAACAGTACAGATTATAACGATCTAGCATTCCTTAAAGATATCTTAGGTAATAAAAGGGTAGTCATGTTGGGGGAAAGCTCTCATGGAGTAGCAGAATATAGCTTAATAAAGAGTAGATTAATTAAATTTTTACATGAAGAGTTAAATTACAATGTGGTTGCCTTTGAAAGTGGCTTGGCAGATGTAAATGTAACAAATGAGCTGTTACTAGATAATAGTCCATACAGAGCATTGGAATATGCGCTCCATGGTGTCTGGAACACAAATAATAACGTCAACTTATTTAAATATCTTCAAGAACAAAAGTCTTCAGACAAGTTTATTGATATGGTTGGGTTCGATATTCAACTACAGGGATATATTAGTCAGAACTCAAATATACTTTATGAATATTTTGAAGGTATAAATAAAGATTTTGCAGAAAATATAAAAGAAGCAGAGATAGGTTATGATGAATTAATCAAAAACGGTAATAATTTTTGGAGAAAGGGATTTACCGAATTACCTACGGAGTGGGATGAAGAGAGAAAAAGATTGATTCTTCAGTATGAAAATTTATTAGCTATTCTTAGAAATAGTGATTCTCAAATATCAAGGACTTTGAATGATCAACATGAGAAATTATTTATAAAGATTTTTGAGCAAAGAATCGATTGTCTAACAGAAATATATAATGAAGAGTATTTCATACAATTAAATTTAACCGAAAGAAAAGAACGAAGAGATGCAATAATGTCAGAGAATTTAATATGGCTCTTAGAAGAAATGTATCCAAATGAGAAGTTCGTTATATGGGCTCATAATGCCCATATAATGAAAAACAGGTCTAAAGTAAAAATAGCCGATGGTAGCGTCCCGTTTGTAAATTTTGTGGAGTTGCTACCAGACTCAATTAAAAATGAATCATTTATTATTGGGTTGTATATGTATAGTGGACAGCATACTTTTAATAATCGAGAAGTATTTGATGTATTTGAAAATCATAAGGAAAACTCTATAGAAAATCGTCTAAGTCAATCCAAATTCTCTACAACTTTCTTAAATATTGCGATAAAAGACACTCCAACAATTGATTATTGGTGGAATTCCGATACGGTAGGAAAAGCATGGGGATATCTAGAAGAAACGTTCATCCCTAGCGAGCAATATGATGGTCTTATCTTAATAGATCAAGCGAATCGACCAATATATCAGTAAATCGAGAGTGTGAGGAATCTTTGATATCAAAAAAGATAATAGTGGCAAAAAGAAATTTCAAAATGTGTTAACAGGTACAGAGTCAGATTATAATGTGAAATTTATTTTATCAACAATCCCTCAAAATGATAGATAAATCTTGTAACTAGAGTAGTGAAGCTGGCGGAACTCTTCCCTACCTGTTTAGTACCAAATGGTCATTAATTCTATTAGTTTTTACTAGTGTTCAACCTAAAATTGTTATTCCACAATATGGCGTGATAATCTAATGTTAACTAGTTCGAATTTGAAGTACAAAACATGAAATAGCATTACATATAGCAATAAAATTAGAAGCAACTTATTAGAGAAGATAACTTAATATTTC contains:
- a CDS encoding erythromycin esterase family protein — encoded protein: MSLFKRFRIPTILSLTLAVLILFACINQETTDSVEENNIELNTNDKKAHMQNEKNNDYKSIQLNSTDYNDLAFLKDILGNKRVVMLGESSHGVAEYSLIKSRLIKFLHEELNYNVVAFESGLADVNVTNELLLDNSPYRALEYALHGVWNTNNNVNLFKYLQEQKSSDKFIDMVGFDIQLQGYISQNSNILYEYFEGINKDFAENIKEAEIGYDELIKNGNNFWRKGFTELPTEWDEERKRLILQYENLLAILRNSDSQISRTLNDQHEKLFIKIFEQRIDCLTEIYNEEYFIQLNLTERKERRDAIMSENLIWLLEEMYPNEKFVIWAHNAHIMKNRSKVKIADGSVPFVNFVELLPDSIKNESFIIGLYMYSGQHTFNNREVFDVFENHKENSIENRLSQSKFSTTFLNIAIKDTPTIDYWWNSDTVGKAWGYLEETFIPSEQYDGLILIDQANRPIYQ
- a CDS encoding GNAT family N-acetyltransferase; the protein is MKHQLSIKAVIKGTVPGRVFLSNDCASALLTSPQGIFLGGSTENNRFFEETNNLVKEELLPELASNGELDYVLFYPTEGKWDTILQIVMKDLLPMRSGRMTFTHNLSSINVPDGNSIVPINGNLLQRQDVIGLSEVKSEILENWPSIEAYEDKGFGCVAIQDTHQGPTIISWCLTDWVVDDECEIGIETNKNYRGNGWARKTSLAILTLAKQRGIRKVGWQCWSNNIASQRTALSVGFMPFADFPVLFGWTHPLNNLLVNGNHYMRGDRKYGVKKDYARAAWSYAQALDKGWDCNGDMALYWNAACMFYLTGEMEQARHYYKRAIDMGWKDIHQPHYHEFVYKEKNSEQIASILSESL
- a CDS encoding DoxX family protein, producing the protein MDILYLIGRTLFSVIFISAGFNHLKDFSNTIEMVKMTKAPFPKLSAAAMSLFALVGGLSVAIGFYAEIGAFLLFIFLIPTTFIVHGFWRLPDEQKEIQSVHFFKNLALMGTTLMILYYGSGPFSL